In the Gemmatimonadota bacterium genome, GCTGTGGTTGACAAAGATATAAGAGACCTCGATGCGATATCTCTTTTGACTTGTCTAAAGGTAGAGGAAATTCAAACACGTGTTCTGATTATAGGAGGGGCTGAACGCCTGGAATTAATGGATAGGATGTTCAAGCTGGGTGCTGTAGGATTTCTGGATAAACCGATCAGAAAGGACAAATTTTTGGCAAAGGTCAAAAAGTGCATGCCTTCACAAGATTGGATAAAAAGGAGTCTGGAGTCATTTTTGGAGGAGCATTACAGCGACCCAGGGCTGAGCTTTGATGACCTCATGGCCCATTTTGGGTTTTCCAGATCCCACGGTTGCAAATTGTTCAAGAAACATGTGGGCAAGACTTTCTCAGAAAAATTGCGAGAGATCAGGGTTG is a window encoding:
- a CDS encoding helix-turn-helix domain-containing protein, coding for MAYGEKYECELAVVDKDIRDLDAISLLTCLKVEEIQTRVLIIGGAERLELMDRMFKLGAVGFLDKPIRKDKFLAKVKKCMPSQDWIKRSLESFLEEHYSDPGLSFDDLMAHFGFSRSHGCKLFKKHVGKTFSEKLREIRVAQAQRLIKEPSIFVYEIANACGFRASNRLREAFKTIHGMPPTQYRTKVMSGEIQTLSEDV